The Delphinus delphis chromosome 13, mDelDel1.2, whole genome shotgun sequence DNA window ATCGATGTACTGGCGCTCTTTTGAGTATCTTAGTAATTTATACCTAtagtattagagaaaaaaattaaaagtaacagaaacatgtttgaaaagaaaaattgatgagGAATACGCTCAAGGTCATTCTTATCATTAAAGCACTTAAAGCTCTTTACAATTTTTGGTTCTTAcgcataattaaaaatctttctaGACCATTAttctaaattaacatttttactaGTCTTAAAATGCTACctgaaaataagttattttgCACTCTTACACATTAGGTatccttaagaaataaaatgcattacgCTTTATGttaaggaaacatttttacataaataattaaCTGGGCTCTTTAATATtacatgaatacatatatgtgtgtgtgtatgtaggtatatgtatatgtatatctcttCAAAACAAGCACAAAATGCTCtacttttataaacaaaaatgatatcgACAGAAAATCCCCTTCAGAAGTTTTTTGTGGGGAGtgcaatgcatttttaaaaaatctttcataattaaataattttgaaacctTGATATCTAAAGATGATATTAAACTTACCGTCCTAAGAACTGGACTTCACCTCGATGGTGATGAGGAATAGACTTGTATTTTCCCAGGTCCCCCTCTGGTCTTGTTACATTATATCCAGCATAGTGAACCCTACAACACaacatacagaaatgaaaatacattaagaaataaaatctggggcttccctggtagcgcagtggttgagagtccgcctgccgatgcaggggacacgggttcgtgccccggtccgggaagatcccacatgccttggagtggctgggcccgtgagcctgtgctccatgacgggagaggccacaacagtaagaggcctgcgtaccacaaaaaaaaaaaaaaaaaaaaaaaaaaaagaaataaaatctaacatAAAAATAGATTATGTGAGTtcaatttaaaatgcaaaagaatgcTCTAATGTACACGCTGTCAGTAATTTCAAAAGAGTACTACTCTCAATAAAAAAGGGAGAAACACAACGCAGGATTTAGGAACCTCAAAAATTTTCCACCCCAAAGAATCCTTTCCTGGAATAGAAAAGTATAGTTTacttaaagaaaggaaatttatagAAATTCCATTATTAAGCAATTTGTACCTCAACATACCTATTCCAGAGGTCATCGTCTTCTCCTCCCCATCCCCAGAAGGCATTAGGAAAACCATTGATCTTTCTGAACTGTTCCACTGTCAGTCCACTTACACCGCCAAAAAACTCTTTATAAGGaagactaaaaaagaaagcagaatatagcattctaaaaatgaaatcaaaactgtTTGCCATATGAAATCgagttttcagtcttttacatgctTTGCAAAATATACCCCTACTTCCATATAAACAATTATGTTGACTAAATCATATTCTGGGAAAAGTAAAGtacatcaagaaacaaaacaTCTTTACACTCTAGTGAAACAAGTACATCTAACTGTGTTATGCAAAACACTTGTGGTACCTGAAATTTAATATTGAGTATTGTTACTTTATAAGACTCAAAACCTAGTGTTCAAAAATGGTCTACTTTCACACCAAAAGTAGACTTGATCAATAGTTGCTAAGGCAATGTTAGATGTTACTAAGCTAATTTCCTAAATTAAttgatattaatttattaaatacattatttatcaTATAGACTAGGATAAATATAAATTAGTAAAAACAAGTCtagcatttaattttgaaaaaactaGCTGCGTATTCCTGTAATGATCTTCTCTATTTGGACTACACTCCCAAAATATTCAtggatatttacaaatatatttatttttaatgcactAATAGTTAGAAGAATGACAATTTTTTGAGATGTAACTGAccctgtattagtttcaggtgtacaacataatgatttgatatatgtatatattgcaaaacgaTTACCACAATATGTctggttaacatccatcaccatgcaTAGCTACTTTTTCCTCATGATGAGAGCTTTTAAGagctattctcttagcaactctcaagtatacagtacagtatttgtTACCTAGAGTCACCTCGTTATACATTACATCCCAGGACTTGTCTTATAACTAGAATTTTGTACCTGTTGATCCCCTTcatccacccccaacccctgcctctggcaaccaaaatctgttctctttatctacaagttcgggtttttttttttcgattctgcatataagtgagatcatacagtacttgCCTTTCTCTGAGAaatgactatatttttaaatctggattttattttccttaccttTCTCTAACTCATCCTCCATGGAATTTGTCAAAGTTGTTTGTTTAGAAACAGACAGGTTTTCTGATGTTGAGGCAGCATCCCTAGACTTGCAGTCCTGAATAAATTCCTGTGGCCCTAAATGTGCTACTGGGGAGCCACGTGCCAGAGCCCCTGAATGGACGAGGCCAATGTGGAGGAACAGCAGAGAAAACACGACCACACGCAGCCTCTGAAAATCACGCTGAGGGAAGTCTGGCCAGGACTAAAGCAAAGCTGCCTCAGAGGAAGAGGGGGGGCAGATTTCACTTTTTTGTTGGAAGGACTCTGGATTCACTCTCTGCAGGGAGGAAGTGCTGTGTGCCAGCGGGGACCTTGTGTGGCCACAGAAGATGAGAGAGGCAGCTCCCACAGAGAACTCCAGGCTGCGGGACAAAGCAATCCTGGTCCCACACTGGGCCAAAGGCACCCCAAGACAGTAACAGCAATGCTGACCCCAAAGTCTACCACGGTGTCCCAGGGTACCTCACGAGGCTTGCACTGGGGAAGTTAGATTCTAGTTATGATACCAGTTGGGGTCCAATAGGGCCAATAAGCGCTCACGGCAGCACTGTGTTTCCCACATCAGTTGCATTATGCTTGCCCAGGCTAGGGGTTTGGGAGAAACCTGAAATCAGTAGATAGGTAAAGATGGataagtgcgtgtgtgtgttcacTGACATGTATAAATTGCCAAGCACGTTAATTCCATTTAGTGTTCTGCTTAAAAGCAGAAACAATCAACTGCACTATACCCAGAATAGAAAAAGATTAGATAAAATGAAGGTGTAATAGATAAAGAACAGAAAACGGAAGCTTGACAAACACAAATCTAGTAGTGTTTACCTGACACTGCTCTGGAGACCTGAGCGTTCTGGTCAGCAGCCTTCATGGCGTGGGCACCACTGTGGGCAGGGACACCTCATCACACTTCAGCCCATGCACTGTCCGGCCCGTTCCCTGCTCTGCTGCCATTCTCTCTAATTTCTATTCCAACTTCCAAGATACCCTATGCACCCTGGGATTAGTCTAGGTAGATATGAGTATTTTACTGattagaaattaatattttcaaataaaaaattaatttagaatcCCTAGTTTATATGACATTTATGATATCGTTTAGTAAAAATCAATTATGCTAAATTTAATTTGACTCTAGTGGGCTGACTAAAATTGAGTTTCTAGAAGTGCTAGGAATCAGATCCTGAACCTGGATGACCTTCCCAAGGTAACGCCAGACTTGGCTTTCAGATACTATGGTAATAAGGAAAAGGTTTTCTAATGATAACAACCAgtctaaaaaaagacaaaaaaaaggcaCTCTTCCTGTTTCAGTGCTAATTCACCTGGTCTCATCACTGAGACTTTTTGCTTCTCTAACTCGACAGGTGAGGCAGCAGGCAAAACAGTGATGAAGGCAACACCTCCCCTGCTCCAGgctattttctctcctctccacttCCATGAGTCAATGAAAACTGTGATGATCTCTTTCCCAAATTAGACCTTTAATGTCAATTTAAGTCACTGTCACAGCTCCGATGACAGTATCATTTCAAGGCATCTCCAGTCAGAGAAcgaaaaaatgtttcttcttattAAAGGCAGGTCAAGAATCCATAgcttaggaagaagaaaatatactgCAGAAGAGCGGGCCTTCACTGCACAGGAACAaccctgggggagggaagagaggggagcCAACCTGTGCTGTGCTCCTACCTGGGGCAGCCCAGCGCCTGGGATCTCGCAGAACCCGTGGATGGGCTCTAGTGCTCCCTGAACAAGGAAACCAATGTTCAGAGATCCAAGTCCTAAGATGCAAATCCAAGCCCTCTAACTGCTAAGCGTGAAAATCAGAAGTTAGGTCCACATTTCCTTGACCGTAGAAACCAGGCTCTATTTCCCACCACCCCACGCTGAAAACTGTGTGTGAGGAAGCGACTGGATGGACCACAAGAGACCCTACACCCCGGCTCCCTGCGAGGAAGGACTGGAGTTAAAGATACTCTCTAGGCTCTTGAGCCCTCTCAGATCCAGGCACATAAAGCTGCTACCATTTCAATGATACGATTTTGCAGGTGTGCTGCAAAAGAAGAGTGTACATtacttacatatacatgtatttatccaGCTTGGCTGCAAAGTGACGTGGCATTTCTCCACATCCGTAATAGTTTCGGTCATTTTCAGGTAGATGATCCACATCGTGGAAGATTACACAGTCCCAGACACTGTCTTTCATGGCCTCTTTGAAGCCCACATTGAAGAGCATTGCACGGTTAAAAGGCTGTGTGCCAGtcttcacaaagagaaaaacagaaatgtactCAGGCTTTGCCATGACTTTTTTCTATACCTTTATAACTTGTTGAATCATGGTCAAATACTaataataaatacacataaacaaaacggataaaataataaacatgtttcAGGATTTTCAAATATACTATTTAAattattacataattttataCTTTGGTAACACACAAGAAAACACTGTTATTTTAAGGGCCACTGGTAGATCATCAACtttatataatgatataattCATGTTTCTGTTTTACTTCAAATGTATCAGGATATAGATTATTTatgaccaggaaaaaaaataaagccattgaAAATAATATAGCTTGTATTTTTTAGCAAAGCTTTCCATATGGTGTCCAGActaaaagaagcaggaaacaaaGTGACTCAAGAAGCAGTAACCCTTCTCTTACATAACAAGGCCAGGGAGGGCTAACTTTGCATTACTAATGCTTGTAATAGAGACAAAGGCATTCTCAGAGACAAAAACAATTGGAACTTATTACACAAAACccaatttcctttattataaCCATTTTCCTTTATTACTAGGGAAAATAAAGTGTCCAGACAACAGTTTCTATTCTTATTATGCTTGTTTATGGTAAAGACCAAGAGCATCTGAAGGGACAAAAAAAAGTGGGAACTTATTACACAGAACCCAACTTCCTATATAATGACCACTTCCCTTTACTTATGAGGAAAATTATATTAAGGTGCATTGGCAATAAAAGGTTTCATGCTACAGCTAAACAAAATTAAAGAGCAATTTACCTATGCCTTGGCAATATTTCTCAAAATCatttccaaaacataaaacaaaacatgattATGAAAGAAGTGAATGAGATGCACAATGCTGTCATCACCAGAGTGAGCcctcaaaagtgaaaaataactaATTTCTAGTCCTGGGTCCTGCACTAACTTGAGGTAACAGAAATCACTTTACTTTCCTACAGCTTTTCCTCACCAATGAAATggagagaataaaaaggaaaggcagttaaattataatattattactgGTACATCACCAGTTTGAACAAATGACTTtcctttaagatttaaaaaactgttttcatTAAATGTGGACATAATACTTAATggcttataataaaaataagaagttttATGTCTAACCCACCTTCATCTTCCAAAAGCAATACATTTACACACCTCTAGCAGTTTATTCTGGTACTTATCTCCTCATTTCAAGGTAATGAAAGTTTTGATATCCCCTTGCCTCATTAACTTTTTAGACACTACTGATTTCTTACCATGGTCATTGAGGATTTATACTCCCCCATTCACTGCCCCTCCATCCATTCTCCCAATAGAGTTATGTCATAATTTTTTGTTAAGTCAACGGTATTTGCATTATTATGACTGTATATATATGACTGTTGAGTAAATTAtgattctgttttccttctcaaACTGAGATTCATAACtgtcttctgttttcttacttttctatATAACTAGTATTACTTTGTACAAAAGCCCCAGCAGGCATGCcctgtattttttaataactgatgCAATCATTGAAACACATCAAACCATTTATCGATTCCTCCTCCACCCGCCCCCCAAGCCCAACTCAGGCTGCCACGGCCCTCGCGTCTTGCTCCAGTCTTGACTGGTCTGACCATGTGCAACTATCATCCTGGGCCTCCTCTTTCATTCCCTACATCATCGGTGTCCTTTACTTGGCTCTCTCAATTTGCTGAGGAACATCCTTCAGCAGCTTCCTATCTCAGGATCcacgggagaaaaaaaaaaaatatatatatatatatctctctctacatatatacacacacggatattatacatatacatatatatacattttagccAATGAATGACTGAAAATGCCATCAATCTACCCTCACACTTGATTGATATTCTGACTGGGTAAAAAATTCTACGTAAGAATTACTTTctccggggcttccctgatggcgcagtggttgggagtccacctgccaatgcgggttcgtgccccagtccgggaagatcccacatgccgcggagcggctgggcccgtgagccatggccgctgggcctgcgtgtccggagcctgtgctccgcaacgggagaggccacaacagtgaaaggcccgcgtaccgggaaaaaaaaagaattactttccCCTATAATTTTAACGGCATGTGGTTCCACAATCTTCTAGGTATCAGCACTGCTGAGAAGGTTCATATGATTCTGATACATAATCACTGGTAATTTTTCCTACAGAACCTTTTTGATACCTTccctttttaatttgcattctaaagtttcaaaataatatgCTTTAAAGCTCTATATTTTATTCATGTGTACATGTGGACCCCTTTAATCTGAAGACTCATGTCTTTGCTTCTGGAAAATattcttatattatttctttggtCATTTTACTCCACCCCAACCCCGTTTTCTTCCTGCTATATTTTTTCAGAACTCTGATTAGCAAGTGTATTTGTTATCTACTGATGTGTAACAAATCACAGCAAAACTAGTGGCTAATAAAACCACAGTCATTTATTATGCTCAAAGCACCTGTGATAGGAAATTCTGACAGCACAGCAAATATCCCTGATCACTGCTCCATGATGTCTGGGCGTCAGCTGGCAGATCCACTTCCAAGAGGACtcagtcacacagccagcaaggtGACGCTGGCAAGTCAGTTCTTCTCCACAGggttgcttgagtgtcctcatgacatggcagctggcctcCCCAAGAGCAAGTGATCCAACAGACCAAAGCAGAAGCGgcaatgtcttttatgacctagcttcAAAAATCACACACTGTCACTCTGCAGTGTGGTTGTCCACACAAGTCAGCCCTTATTCATTGTGGCAGGAGACCATACAAAGAGGCAAGGATCCTTGGGGACCACCTTGGAGGTGGTTACCCCTGTGAGGCATTGATACTTCTTAATTTCTCCGCTTTGGTTCTAGTTTAAGAGTTATCTTCTTAAGTTTATCTTCCAGCCATTCTATTGAAAGTTTTGTTTTACTTATCACATTTCCTTTTATGATAACTTTCTTATTCTGATTGCCCTTTATGGtgttttcatttcacagatgcatTATCTTTCCTTCACTCTCTGTGGATAGTGATTATGAGTTTTTAttactgttcatttttttaagaaatgttctCTGTTCCCTCCACTGTCTATATTTTCTATAATCCCTTTTGTTGGATTGGTTTTGTCTCCTTTTGTGGGAACCCTTCGCCACCCATTCACGGTTGAGAGCAAGGCACTAAAAAGCTGAGGGGAACCTCCACATACGTATGTGAGGTTGTGGCACAGTACTCTTGgctgcacacacaccacacatgcacacgcatgtGCACGACCAAATCCCTAAGCcaaagtgaaacagaaacagaagcccCAACCCTCCTCGCCAGCGCTCTATGTGCCATAGCTCAGAAAACGGCAACAACCTCCTTCAAGACAAAAACCCTGCATCCTGGTTGACCATTCTCCGTTGCTCCCAACGTACGTCCACTTCAACAGCAAATAATCTGACTTCTAAACCCAATGTAGCCCAAACCCAGCCACTGCTCACCTCCCTCCAACACCACCGTAGCCCGAGACAGCATCTTCTGCTGCCTGGCCCGCAGCAGAAGCTCCCGCTCAGTCTACTCTCCGCACCGTCATCTTCTCCAAAGACCATTAGATCACGCCATTCCTCTACTCAGAAGCCTCCAGCACCTTCTCACCTTCCGCGGGACAATCCAAGTCCTcccccaggtttttttttttttttttttttttgcggtacacgggcctctcactgttgtggcacagggtccagacgtgcaggctcagcggccatggctcacgggcccagccgctccgcggcacgtgggatctccggaccgggacacgagcctgtgtcccctgcatcggcaggcgggactctcaaccactgtgccaccagggaagcccctcccccaggTTCTTCATTACCTGCGTCTATCCCACCTATGATTTCCTGCCTCACGTCTTTCTTCACTTGTCTCTCCAGCAACACTGACCACTTTGCACAAACACACCATGCGCTCTCCTGCCCTGCCTGGAACACACATCCCCGAACGTCAGCATGGGCTGCTCCTTTGTTCAGGGCTGCTCCCACCTCACCTCCTCCGAGAGCCTTCCGTAAAGACTCTGAAGGAAAGAGCACATCTCCCTGCCCCTACTGCTCTCTCTGCCCCGACTCTTAGCTCCGGGCACCACCTGACATACCACATGATTATttactccctccttccctcacaaGAACAAGAGGCCTCACCTGGCTTGTCCCCTGCTGTCTCccctttgttgaatgaatgaaagcggGCTTCATGGAGGTGATAAAGTGAGGAACTGGCCTCTTCCTCTGGAGACTTCCCAACATTAGACCAGGCATCATCTCCCTGGGGCTAAGCTACTTCTCTAGTGAAGAGGCCACTCATGCCCTGCCTCAGTTGAAGGGGTTGGGGGGATTCACACCAAACGACTGGCTTCAAACAGTCAGACAAGGAAAAGGACAGAGGGCGCTTGGGGTCCACAGGCAACCCGACTCAAGCCTCTGCTCTGAGGTGCCAGAGTTCGGCTGCATCAGCACCGGCAGGACCCGCGCTGGTTTCTCCAAGGagaaacttttcattttctacaaCATACAACAGAGTAATCACCTGGCAGCAAAAGCCAACTTAAGAAACTAGGGATCTGACTGTTCTGCAATCAAACTTT harbors:
- the B4GALT6 gene encoding beta-1,4-galactosyltransferase 6 isoform X3 → MVQIILKAIIQVIILFKQQRIFRETSHIRHTSPARKSCLTCVAVLIPFRNRHEHLPIFFLHLIPMLQKQRLEFAFYVIEQTGTQPFNRAMLFNVGFKEAMKDSVWDCVIFHDVDHLPENDRNYYGCGEMPRHFAAKLDKYMYILPYKEFFGGVSGLTVEQFRKINGFPNAFWGWGGEDDDLWNRVHYAGYNVTRPEGDLGKYKSIPHHHRGEVQFLGRYKLLRYSKERQYIDGLNNLVYTPKILVDRLYTNISVNLMPELAPIEDY